The following DNA comes from Castanea sativa cultivar Marrone di Chiusa Pesio chromosome 10, ASM4071231v1.
AACTTGGTTAAAAGATACTGAACTCCTTATGCCCAATCTGTCATGTTGAATTGATTCATAGATCTTCTTCCAGATAACAAGATGGAGTTTAAATTCATTTCCTAAACTATCCCGTAGAAAATCTTTCTGCAATTTTTCAATCTGTTTCGCACGAATAGAGGGGatgggaaaaagagagagaaaatatgtaGGCATGCTTGAAAGTGTGCTCTTTATTAAAGTGAGCTTACCTCCCTTAGAAAagtacaacttcttccacccTGTTAACCTCGGTTACATTTTCTCCAATATAGGGTTCCATATTTCCCTGGTTAACCTTATGTGAGTAAATTGATTAATGCCTTGCaagtttgtatatatatttgccTCATGGAAAGGGAAATTTTTCCATAGTGAGAAGGGTGAGATTTGAGGTGCTGTCCCTCTTTGCATAACGTGGAAAATTTGATGAGGAATAGTCGCACCCTTAATAATATAGCAAAGCAAAAAATCTTTGAAGAGCATTGTCTTATGCTCATTATATGATTGAATTCATGCTTTTGGAAATTTAGATTGTGATacttttttagatttcattGCTTTTATAACTctttaaatgttattttatatGAGGATGTATTATAATAGTCCTTTGTATGGCCAAGAGTCTTGTACTCAACTGGCACCTTTTGGTGTTTCTAATAGAGATGTCTAGGGTTCAAATATCCCCTCCCCCATTTGtaactatcaaaaaataatcatCCTTTGTATGTATTTTCCCTTTAAGTAAAACTTTTACttgtaaaaagaaaatgcaattaTTTCTAGTTAATTAATCTACAAGATGTGTATCTCTTCTGTAGTTCTTTCTCAAGGGGATAGAAAATGTAGAACTTTAAAGCAAACTAAAGGGAAATGATAACCAAAAATGCTGGGAAGTTATGGTGAATGATCATCTTACTTAGTTGAAAATGAGTTTCAACAGTTAGCATACAAAATGTAATGACTGGTCAAATTGTAGACTCAATATGAGTTTCAACCATAACTAGCATACAAAATGGATACTCATGTATGATCATATTGTAGACTTAATATGAGTCTACTCTAAATAGAGTAGTATATGTTCTTGTATGCAAACAGTATCCGTAGAGtgtcatttttgtgttttgtgggTTCTCTGTAGTTTATCCATTTCTTTCTTAGTCAGGGATGGAAATCTGATATGATAAAGTATAATCTACTTTGAATCCAATGCTCTGCTATGAACTTATTTGTATGTGATTTTGTGGTTGCTCCTTGTCTaagctcatttttttttggtttttgtcgGTTTGACGTAAGGAGTACGTGTGCTCGTGTTAAGTGAATTGTGCAAATACTTGATGGGTTTTGATGTCTTTCTAGCTGATATTCATATTTCACTACTGTAGAGTCCACAAGATGCTGTGATACCATTTCAGATTCTGGGTGGTGAAGCTCAGGTGGTTCAGGTATGTTCCTTATTGCTCCAAAGTGTATAATGTTCTCCCCTTATTCCTCAGCTCCTGTATCTCTATTTCTCTTAAAACATTTAATTGGATGGTTTTTGCATTTTCAGATAATGTTAAAGCCACAAGAAACGGTTGTTGCAAAGCCTGgtaagtttgtgttttttatggATGGTTTAGTTGATGGTCTATCtaagagaaatgatattaaTTTGTTATCCTATTATCCTaacttttccattttttttttctttctaatttttctcccgcttttttttgggggggggggggggtagttGGGTTAGTCAGTGCACATCTATAtgctaatttttaattttgttgcttATCTATTGAGGATTACATTCTTGTAGTTGATACTAAAGTAGtcaataagaaaaatttagTGTCAGAGACTTTTTTTGGGGTGATGGATGACATAGATAATCTTATCCTATGATGTTTCTCATTGCCAATCATGGCTATGCGTAGATTAGGGGCCTATCTATCCATTTGAGGCATGCCAAGAGCTTTTAACTTGCTTGATTGATTTTAATAACAAACTGCTTTCACTTGAAGTGGGGTTTGCCTAAGATTgcattttactattttagccTTACTTCAATTCAGAAGCTGTTTGATTGACATTACTTTGTATGGAACtgcatcttttcttttcctttttattttggaaGGATGTTGTTAGTAAATCTTTTCATTGTACATACTTTGGATActgagaaaaggaaaagggataaattaattagttaattaaactCTATGTATACTATGCTAAGGATTGTTATTGTTTGGATGCTAATTTATGTCAACTTGCCCAGAATTAGATTTCCTTTACTTTGACTTCAAACTGGATGCCTGGTTGTATTCCACATGCACTGCACTACCTTTGAATTAACACTGTTAAATCTTTGCATTGTACACACTTTGGATACTGAGAAAGGAAAAGGGatcaattaattagttaatCAAATTTTATGTATTATATGCTAAGGATTGTTGTCGTTTGGATGCTAGTTCATGTCAACTTGCTCAGAAATAGATTTCCTCTACTTTGACTTTAATCTGTATGTCTGTGTACCACATGCATTGCACTGCCTTTGAGTTAATGTTGTTCTTAGGAATGACCTGCTCTTACTTTTGTAGAGCAAATACTgctccttactttttttcttagttCCTTAATTCCTTTGCTATTTTGACTTGCATATCCACACCCAGATACACATTATTCAGGAAAGATTACTGCaggtaatttatttttctgtgcTATCCTTAATAGTCCACATTCATTGGCCAGCAGATCATCTTCTTGAATCCTCAATCTAGCCAACGCAGTTATATACATTTAGAAGGGGGTTGTTGCTGGTTGTTGgctcctcaagtgatggaactTTATTAATTTCAGGGAAAAGACATGGAGAGCTCATCGAAAATTACCTGTCGGAATCTTTATGGGATTGTCGTAATCTCAAATAGTTATCTTCTATTTTTATGAAGTGGATTATAGATTGAATTTGACATTCTGTACTTGACCAAAGTcgtattaggttttttttttttttgagttacaGATCATAAAatgtcctcttttttttttttaatgtgttgcAAAAAATTGTAGGTTCCATGTGCTTCATGTCTGGGTTCGTCGAAATGGAAAATGTTTTTGTCCCTGAAAATGAAGTAGGTATGTGGCAATGGCTTTTTGGGAAGAGTTTAAGTAGCATAATTCTTCGTAATCCTGGTCCAACTGATGGATTTGTTGGGATTGCTGCACCTTCTCTTGCAAGGATTCTCCCGGTTAGTGCTTTTCAGACATACCACATTTCTGTGAATACTTCATTTCTTGCTCATTTTAAGTGGGCATGGCTGACGATCCATACTTTTATTGGATATAGCTAACTATagtcttatatatgtttctGATGGACATTATTTTACAGATTGATTTGGCTATGTTTAATGGAGAAATTTTATGTCAGGTAGAGCTAAATTATTTGCTTTAATTGTCCATTTGTTCTTCTAAGTTTACAATCCCTTTCATGTATTTTCCCATTCTGCAGTGACCAATGTACTGTGGTTGTCTTCTGCTATCAccttgtctttctttttctctgtcaTCAAGATTTTTATGTGACTTAGTTGAAATTGATTGTAGCCAGATGCATTCCTTTGCTCAGTCAATGATGTGAAGGTCAGTAATACAGTTGATCAACGAGCACGTAACGTCGTTGCTGGTGCTGAGGTGAGATACTTGGTAGTCTCAGATTTGCttcctctcctctctcttctttttattttttggtttgacTGGCCTCTTGCCATTGCTCCTTCTAGCAGTTGAGTCTTGTTTCTCCCTTCattctctcctctttttcttcttcttcttcattcccccccccccccccccccccgttTGGGGGGAATGTTCTATCACTCTGCATATTTTCTCTGGTCTCCCAATTTTGCTGTGTATGTATTTGTGTGGCATGTAAATGTTTCTATTTGGGGTAAATAATATGTTAATGTTAATATAGGGATTTCTGAGACAGAAGCTATCAGGCCAGGGGCTTGCATTCATACTTGCGGGTGGATCAGGTATGACTTTCTGATTCAACATACatgcttataaaatttgtttcagGGCCTTTTTAGACTTTGGCTCTGTCAGGAGTTCTGCTGAGAAAGCAATTGGAACAGAATATAGACAGGTCTTTTGTCCTGCTCTGTGTTCAAGCATGCTCTGTGTTCAAGCATGTCTGGCGGGTTCTGCAAGTTGTGCTTGTTTACCCCTCACAGATTACTGGTGACCTTAGCATTTCTATATGAGCTCTTAAACATAGTTCCCTGAGCCTCTTGTGTGGTTAAATCGGAGCTTGTTTCtgttttcttcctttattttttaacaccccccccccccctccaaaatCAAGCTTCAATGTTCACCCTTTAGACTAATCCTCTGTGGGTTGCTCTGTTTGCTAGTTGTGCAGAAAAATCTTGAAGTGGGTGAGTTATTAGCTGTTGATGTATCTTGTATTGTTGCCCTGACAACCACAGTCAATGTTCAAGTAAAGTACAATGGTCCTATGAGAAGAGCAGTGTTTGGGGTGAGCTTTGACTATCCATCTTACTTTTTGTTTCCTTGTGGTTTTTCATCAACTCTACCCATTTATATGATGTCATTGGTGTTTAAACCATGTTTAGTAGTAACTATAAGATATTCTGAAACACCTCCCCAGGGTTTGAGAGTGGTGATTGATAGGCAACCTTACTATCAATTATTGTTGGAGATGCTGATTCCGGaaaacctctaaaataaattgcattattcttcatatttttaattaaccttgttagcaaaaaaaaattctatgtatGCATCGTTTTTCAAATGGTAATATTGAA
Coding sequences within:
- the LOC142613347 gene encoding uncharacterized protein LOC142613347; this encodes MAAPFFSTPFQPYVYQSPQDAVIPFQILGGEAQVVQIMLKPQETVVAKPGSMCFMSGFVEMENVFVPENEVGMWQWLFGKSLSSIILRNPGPTDGFVGIAAPSLARILPIDLAMFNGEILCQPDAFLCSVNDVKVSNTVDQRARNVVAGAEGFLRQKLSGQGLAFILAGGSVVQKNLEVGELLAVDVSCIVALTTTVNVQVKYNGPMRRAVFGGDNLVTAILTGPGIVFIQSLPFHRFSQRIARAVTSPNMRENPKFFIQIAIFFFLAYVVIVSSLILTDV